The Lycium ferocissimum isolate CSIRO_LF1 chromosome 8, AGI_CSIRO_Lferr_CH_V1, whole genome shotgun sequence DNA segment taggCTGAGATGGAGAAAAGCGAGAGTAATTTGAAACATCTAGGGTTTGTAAGGGTGTTGGCTATAAACACTGCGGTTATGGTGTCAAATCTGTATGAATATGCGAAGCAGAATTCGGGGCCTTTGAGATCAACTGTTGGTACGGTAGAAAACGCGGTAACCACCGTGGTAAGGCCTGTTTACGAGAGGCTTAAAGGTGTTCCTGATGAAGTCCTTGTTTTCCTAGATAAAAAGGTATTGAATCTTCACTTATATCGCGTTGATTGTTGCTTTCATTGATTATATTGTTAATATGTACTCGGGAGTTTGAGAAAGtaaaaaacttttgaatttgtggtcttaaattaaaaatatgtaaaaaatacGTAGAACGTACCAAAATGctttttaatcttgtggttGTGGTTGTGGTTTTGATTATGccatgtggaaagttggaattaaagagttgctaaaaaagaagagagtatttattttatgaaacagactaaaaaggaaagtatgacaaacaaattgaaatagaagCGTATTATGTGAATGGCGATGATGAGAATTTGTAAGTATATAAGAGGAAATAGTTTGGTTTTGTAATTATttgtctctctctttcttttttgtttttctgaGATCAAAGAAATACGAGCCCTATACAAGTGTTTCagaaaaagtaaataatgaaAGGCAGACATGAATAGTGTCAATTTCTGATAAACGAAGATGTGTTTGTGGCTTCTTCTGCTAGTAGCCTTTAGTTGCTTATGTTCGCATCCTTCTTTGTGTTCaggagaaaataaaatttgtccaaTCAAGTGCTACCTTGACTGCTATGGTCGAAATAACTTTTTGAcagttttctttcttaaatagTTAGTAAGTATATATCTCTCGGGGGCAAATTTAGTAGGTAAATTAATAGACAGGGACTCATGGTCTTTCCGCGAAGATctcatttatgtatatattttttagaattgatCTAATATTACTTTTTGGCACGCATACTACAAAAAGGCTTAGTGTGCGATCGGTTGAAAGCTAAGTTATTTACAAGGATCAATTCCCACTTCGATATattatttttctcctttctttagtAGTGCACTCATGTTCTAGAAATTCTTGATCCACCTCTGATAACTTGTATTCTGTTCTCGCTCCAGGCATGTGCTTATTAACGTTCAATTAGTTGTCTTTCCTATTCCGGAACATCCCCAATAAAGTGGGGACTATATGCTGTACTACCTTTTTCAGCAAAGCTAGCACCGATGGTGGGTGGGACAAAGTAGTTGATTCATTAGCTATTAAGATCATCTGACCGGAATCTGACGGAACTTGTAGGTGTACGTTGAACAAATTAGTGTCAGCAACTTACAAAGATTTGTGCGTGTAGGTGGTCTTGTTCCTTCGGGATACTGGAACATCCTCTTATTGCTACATATACCCGACAAGACCACAGCTTAGAATAGTACTTCTGCCATGTGACTATTATGAGCTGCGCAGAGTGCAACTTATATTTTCACATCTAACATCAATTGGAATTTAGTTGTTCCCAAATTCTGATAAGGATATTTATAGTGTCATGtggaaaggaaaatgagatgAGCTTGTTGTGGACATTGTGGTTTGATTTCCTTAGTTCTTGCTTCCTTGTGTAACATAGTGAACATCTTTGACTATCAGGTGGATGAAGGAACAGCAAAATTTGATGAGCATGCTCCTCCCTTGGCCAAGAAGGTTGTCAGCAAAGCCCAGTCTGTGTTTCACAAGGCATCAGAAGTAGCACAAGACTTGTACACGGATGTACAAGTTGCTGGTCCTCGTGCAGCTATCTATCATGCTGGTGAATTGTCCAAGCAATTAGCTACTGGTCAAGTGGCAGTGTTTTGGTATTATGTCAATCATTGCCCCCCTTTGCATGGAATAGCACAGATGGCTGCTCCTACGGCTGCTCACTGGTCTGAGAAGTATAATCAATTAGTTGCTGACTTGCAAAAGAAGGGGTATAGTATCGTCAGCTACGTCCCTTCGATACCTGTTGAAGAAATTTCAAAGGCATATAAACAGATTGAGTCTGCTGCAACGAAGAAAGAAGGTGCTACTGATTCCAGCTCAAGTAAATCTGAATGAGATTAGGATGATAATCTCAGTATATCTGTTAAACCCAATGTTTCTGTTGTGCTTGAAAGACTTATTAAGTTTGGGTGAGATTGGGAAGTTTGGGGGGTACCCATTGTATAAATCGTTAGATACCTTTCCGTAGCATCGGATGGGTGAATGATCTTGTGCTTTATGTTCTTCTTGATCGTTTTGTTGATGCTGTAATGGCGTGTGGTGTCTAAGCAATATCCTTCGATGCATAATGAAGCTTGATTTTTGCTAGTTTATGTGGAGGCACTCACTTTATGGTTTTGATTCAGTTGTCGCCAGATGCAGTGGCACCTTAACAAGGTGTTACCATTTTGCTGTGTTGAATGCCTCTGGGACAACTTATTCCAGTTTCGCTGTTTTATATTAGTTATTGCTTGCTGAAGTGTTATCTACCTTGCTTTTGATAGCAACGGAAATGGGATGTTAACCTCACTGTACGATAGTGGCAATACATTTGCAAGTACTCTGGTGCTATTTATTCTGCTGCCTGTGGACTGATCGCTGATGTTTTGGGTTCCAACATTTGTTGTTTCATCCAATAGTTACACAGGCTAGGCACTGGATATCACATGAAATTTGGTACACCAGTCTGGAGCTCACCAATCGTTTATCAGGTTACCTGGCTGAGAAGTTGAAAGGTTGGCAACCAATGTTGATCAGCAATGGAAATTATTTAGTGGGAAGAGGCATCAGTGTGT contains these protein-coding regions:
- the LOC132067285 gene encoding REF/SRPP-like protein At1g67360 produces the protein MAANKAEMEKSESNLKHLGFVRVLAINTAVMVSNLYEYAKQNSGPLRSTVGTVENAVTTVVRPVYERLKGVPDEVLVFLDKKVDEGTAKFDEHAPPLAKKVVSKAQSVFHKASEVAQDLYTDVQVAGPRAAIYHAGELSKQLATGQVAVFWYYVNHCPPLHGIAQMAAPTAAHWSEKYNQLVADLQKKGYSIVSYVPSIPVEEISKAYKQIESAATKKEGATDSSSSKSE